One genomic window of Thermodesulfobacteriota bacterium includes the following:
- the fabZ gene encoding 3-hydroxyacyl-ACP dehydratase FabZ has product MIDKEGIKGLIPHRDPFLFVDRVVELESGARIVATKTFGPEEDFFRGHFPGNPIVPGVILIEAMAQTGGVLVYSSFTEEIKAAGQTGAYLAGLEKVKFRKVVYPNDEVKMDVRIAKRRSRLIKFECEAWVGDSKVTEAEITVSLY; this is encoded by the coding sequence TTGATTGACAAAGAAGGTATCAAGGGACTAATCCCTCACAGGGACCCGTTTCTTTTCGTGGACCGGGTTGTCGAGCTCGAGTCCGGCGCCAGGATAGTGGCTACCAAGACTTTCGGCCCGGAGGAAGACTTTTTCAGGGGGCACTTCCCTGGGAACCCGATAGTGCCCGGCGTTATTCTGATCGAGGCCATGGCCCAGACGGGCGGTGTCCTGGTGTATTCTTCGTTTACCGAGGAGATAAAGGCCGCGGGGCAAACGGGGGCATACCTCGCGGGGCTGGAAAAGGTGAAATTCAGAAAAGTGGTTTATCCGAACGACGAAGTGAAGATGGACGTGAGGATTGCGAAGAGGCGCTCGAGGCTCATAAAGTTCGAATGCGAGGCGTGGGTGGGTGACTCCAAGGTTACGGAGGCCGAAATTACAGTGTCTCTTTATTAA
- a CDS encoding OmpH family outer membrane protein gives MRVFFLILAMVLMTPVLSYAQGGAKIGVIDLQMVIANSKAGKAAKSAFEAEFKQKQQIIESKSAQLESLKNEFIQNGPVMNEATRKQKAAQIENLDKELQRSRADFRDELQKRDFELLEKILKDLDGILQSIGQSEGYTMIIEKTEGGVIFSNPSIDITQKVIQAYDAKN, from the coding sequence ATGAGAGTATTTTTTCTTATCCTTGCCATGGTTTTGATGACGCCGGTGTTATCCTATGCGCAGGGTGGTGCAAAAATCGGGGTCATAGACCTTCAGATGGTTATCGCCAATTCGAAGGCCGGCAAGGCCGCGAAAAGCGCCTTCGAGGCTGAATTCAAACAGAAGCAGCAGATTATCGAAAGCAAAAGCGCCCAGCTCGAAAGCCTTAAGAACGAGTTTATACAGAACGGGCCTGTTATGAACGAAGCGACCCGTAAGCAAAAGGCGGCCCAGATCGAAAATCTCGACAAAGAGCTCCAGAGGTCGCGCGCCGACTTCAGGGACGAGCTTCAGAAGAGGGATTTCGAGCTTCTGGAGAAGATACTCAAGGACCTCGACGGAATCCTTCAGTCCATCGGGCAGTCGGAAGGCTACACGATGATAATAGAAAAGACCGAGGGCGGCGTGATCTTCTCGAATCCGTCAATAGATATAACGCAGAAAGTCATACAGGCGTATGACGCGAAGAACTGA